A window of the Patescibacteria group bacterium genome harbors these coding sequences:
- a CDS encoding dTDP-4-dehydrorhamnose 3,5-epimerase family protein, translating into MKKIILTKQDYQPKPKIDGVKLVDLKVLQDDGGWFLELGRFQKHVLEHFPEFDLKQINLSEMDPSVIKAWHIHHQQDDIWFVPPSQRLLVALHDIKNHVTMRFVLGGGKAQLLFIPRGIAHGATNLWKKPAMIIYLVSQHFSADPKLSDEYRLPWDQFGVDIWQQTKG; encoded by the coding sequence ATGAAAAAAATTATTTTAACTAAGCAAGATTACCAACCAAAACCTAAAATTGACGGAGTCAAATTAGTTGATTTAAAAGTTTTGCAAGATGACGGCGGTTGGTTTTTAGAACTGGGTCGCTTTCAGAAACATGTCTTGGAACATTTTCCAGAATTCGATCTAAAACAAATCAACCTATCAGAAATGGATCCCAGTGTAATCAAAGCTTGGCATATCCATCACCAGCAAGACGACATTTGGTTTGTGCCACCCAGCCAAAGATTATTAGTGGCACTGCATGATATTAAAAATCATGTCACCATGCGGTTTGTGTTGGGTGGGGGTAAGGCTCAGTTATTGTTTATACCGCGTGGTATTGCTCATGGAGCCACTAATTTATGGAAGAAACCAGCCATGATTATATATTTGGTTAGTCAACATTTTTCCGCCGATCCAAAATTAAGTGATGAGTATCGTTTACCATGGGATCAGTTTGGCGTCGATATTTGGCAGCAAACCAAAGGGTAA